A section of the Agarivorans litoreus genome encodes:
- a CDS encoding ABC transporter permease, producing the protein MEHHHNSAKWRQILAKCLAFFHGNPPAIIGGLLATIILCGALFAPVFATHDPQKRVSRPHQAPSAEYIMGTTRNGRDVFSQVLYGARKSLTVAITAGIIAMSIAVAVGVSSGYFGGKIDEWLNFITNVFLVFPQLPLLIVLAAFLGQVGSLVITVLLGVTSWPWGARVIRAQTMAIRNKEFIISAEVMGESKLRIILVEILPNLVSIVFGGFLGTVIYAMGSEAGLGILGLGDATEVSWGSMLYWAQVSSSLYTGAWWEMLVPALALAFTGGALALINMSIDQVSNPKLKTGPHLKVWKKLQKAANQRRGLA; encoded by the coding sequence ATGGAACATCATCACAACTCAGCTAAGTGGCGCCAAATATTAGCCAAATGTTTAGCCTTTTTTCATGGTAATCCACCGGCAATTATTGGCGGATTACTAGCCACCATTATTTTGTGCGGTGCGTTATTTGCCCCCGTATTTGCTACGCATGACCCGCAAAAGCGGGTATCAAGACCCCACCAAGCACCTAGCGCCGAATATATTATGGGCACCACCCGTAATGGTCGCGACGTATTTAGCCAAGTGCTTTATGGCGCGCGCAAGTCACTCACTGTTGCCATCACTGCCGGAATTATTGCCATGAGCATTGCGGTAGCCGTTGGCGTTAGTTCTGGTTACTTTGGTGGCAAAATTGATGAATGGTTAAACTTCATCACCAACGTATTTTTGGTTTTTCCGCAACTGCCGCTATTGATTGTATTAGCCGCCTTTCTTGGGCAAGTGGGCTCCTTAGTGATAACCGTGCTGCTGGGGGTCACCTCCTGGCCATGGGGCGCTAGGGTTATCAGAGCCCAAACCATGGCAATACGAAACAAAGAGTTCATCATCTCGGCCGAGGTAATGGGCGAGTCCAAGCTGCGCATCATCTTAGTAGAAATTCTTCCTAACTTAGTTTCTATCGTATTTGGTGGCTTTTTGGGTACCGTCATTTACGCCATGGGTTCTGAAGCAGGCTTAGGCATATTAGGTTTAGGCGACGCCACCGAAGTTAGCTGGGGCTCCATGCTCTACTGGGCGCAGGTTTCTTCTTCTCTCTACACCGGCGCATGGTGGGAGATGTTAGTACCGGCTTTAGCACTGGCCTTTACCGGCGGCGCACTAGCGCTAATTAACATGTCGATTGACCAAGTAAGTAATCCAAAACTTAAAACTGGTCCGCACCTAAAAGTATGGAAAAAACTGCAAAAAGCAGCCAATCAACGTCGAGGTTTAGCATGA